A single region of the Gorilla gorilla gorilla isolate KB3781 chromosome 1, NHGRI_mGorGor1-v2.1_pri, whole genome shotgun sequence genome encodes:
- the LOC101128279 gene encoding small proline-rich protein 2A — MSYQQQQCKQPCQPPPVCPMPKCPEPCPPPKCPEPCPPPKCPQPCPPQQCQQKYPPVTPSPPCQSKYPPKSK, encoded by the coding sequence ATGTCTTATCAACAGCAGCAGTGCAAGCAGCCCTGCCAGCCACCTCCTGTGTGCCCCATGCCAAAGTGCCCAGAGCCATGTCCACCCCCGAAGTGCCCTGAGCCCTGCCCACCACCAAAGTGTCCACagccctgcccacctcagcagTGCCAGCAGAAATATCCTCCTGTgacaccttccccaccctgccagtCAAAATATCCACCGAAGAGCAAGTAA